Proteins found in one uncultured Desulfuromonas sp. genomic segment:
- the dgt gene encoding dGTP triphosphohydrolase translates to MSLEWPRLLSHSRVGQPASSFPTTVERSPFEIDYDRVVFCEPFRRLAKKTQVHPLAPNDHIHNRLIHSIEVGSVGRSLGKKIQPFLVKQHPEHTHLFGDIAQIVQVGCLIHDIGNPPFGHAGENTIREWVAKHDKLVFDDRDDAIERVDEKTRADLLQFEGNAQGFRLAARKDSTPYGYMRLTYASLGAMIKYPWTSDDPRAADKKKFNVFASEKEIFEDMVSTMGLARADGTVARHPLSFLTEAADDICYRLLDMEDAVSMRIFPEKPIKKLFLTLADCPDDTWKPTAMARSEAVDALIKETCRVFTDDYAAILNGEREADLKSDFSDRFSEAFAEIATLYTTIFSHRSKLGYEIGSYKMLGRIIKAFVLSAQSLCDRKDYRDLDFISQRCFNLAWDDAYIKKNVDQSYQWWLRQIFDFVSGLTDNYAIQISGEIEGILTP, encoded by the coding sequence ATGTCCCTAGAATGGCCCCGATTGTTGTCCCATAGTCGTGTTGGACAGCCCGCCTCGTCGTTCCCGACGACTGTTGAACGCAGTCCGTTCGAAATCGATTATGACCGGGTGGTGTTCTGTGAGCCTTTCCGCCGTCTGGCAAAAAAGACTCAGGTTCACCCTCTGGCGCCCAATGATCATATCCACAACCGCTTAATTCACTCCATTGAAGTCGGCAGCGTTGGCCGTTCTCTGGGAAAAAAAATTCAGCCGTTTCTGGTCAAGCAACATCCCGAGCACACCCATCTTTTTGGTGACATCGCCCAGATTGTCCAGGTCGGCTGCCTGATTCACGACATCGGCAATCCGCCCTTTGGCCATGCGGGTGAAAACACGATCCGTGAATGGGTGGCCAAACATGACAAACTGGTTTTCGACGACCGCGACGACGCCATCGAACGCGTCGATGAAAAAACACGTGCGGACCTGCTGCAGTTCGAGGGAAACGCCCAAGGTTTTCGTCTGGCGGCACGCAAGGACAGCACCCCCTATGGCTACATGCGCCTGACCTATGCCTCCCTCGGCGCCATGATCAAATACCCGTGGACCAGTGATGACCCGCGCGCCGCGGACAAGAAAAAGTTCAACGTTTTTGCCAGCGAAAAAGAGATCTTTGAAGACATGGTCAGCACCATGGGACTGGCGCGTGCGGATGGCACTGTCGCCCGTCATCCTCTGTCGTTTCTCACTGAAGCGGCAGATGATATCTGCTACCGCCTGCTTGACATGGAAGATGCCGTGTCTATGCGCATTTTCCCGGAAAAACCGATCAAGAAGCTGTTTTTAACACTCGCCGACTGTCCCGATGACACCTGGAAACCCACGGCCATGGCACGCAGTGAAGCGGTTGATGCCCTGATCAAAGAAACCTGTCGGGTGTTTACTGACGATTATGCGGCGATCCTCAACGGCGAACGCGAAGCCGATCTAAAAAGCGATTTTTCCGACAGATTCAGCGAGGCGTTTGCAGAGATCGCGACGCTCTACACCACCATTTTTTCCCATCGGTCCAAACTCGGCTATGAGATCGGCTCCTACAAAATGCTCGGCCGCATCATCAAGGCCTTTGTGCTTTCTGCCCAATCCCTGTGCGACCGCAAAGATTACCGCGACCTCGACTTCATCTCCCAGCGTTGTTTCAATCTGGCGTGGGACGACGCCTACATCAAAAAAAACGTCGATCAATCTTATCAATGGTGGCTGCGGCAAATCTTTGATTTTGTCTCTGGCCTCACCGACAACTATGCCATTCAGATCTCGGGCGAAATTGAAGGCATTCTAACACCCTGA
- a CDS encoding DUF4126 domain-containing protein produces MDQLDQITAVIALSMGAAWASGINLYATILVLGLMGNSGTMVLPQTLQIVQEPIVIGASALMYVVEFFADKFPGVDTGWDTIHTFIRIPAGAALAAAATGGVDPSISLAAAIVGGTLTAATHATKAGSRVLINTSPEPVTNWAASLSEDVAVIGGLWVALNHPLVFIGLLIVFILLLVWLLPKLWRGIKKVFAAIGRLFSGKKSAEVVQEPPQIEPPT; encoded by the coding sequence ATGGATCAACTGGATCAGATTACAGCCGTTATCGCCTTGAGCATGGGCGCGGCCTGGGCCAGCGGCATCAACCTCTACGCCACCATTCTGGTGCTGGGGCTGATGGGCAATTCCGGCACCATGGTCCTTCCACAGACATTGCAGATTGTTCAGGAACCCATCGTTATCGGCGCCAGCGCCCTGATGTATGTGGTGGAGTTCTTTGCTGATAAATTCCCCGGTGTGGATACCGGCTGGGACACCATCCACACCTTTATCCGCATTCCGGCCGGCGCCGCTCTGGCCGCAGCAGCCACCGGTGGCGTTGATCCCTCGATCAGTCTGGCCGCTGCGATTGTCGGCGGCACTCTGACGGCGGCGACTCATGCCACCAAGGCCGGTTCGCGGGTGCTGATCAACACCTCACCCGAGCCGGTGACCAATTGGGCGGCCTCACTGAGTGAAGATGTCGCCGTCATCGGTGGACTGTGGGTGGCCCTTAATCACCCCCTGGTGTTCATCGGTTTGCTGATTGTTTTTATTTTGCTGCTGGTCTGGCTGCTGCCGAAACTGTGGCGGGGAATCAAAAAGGTGTTTGCCGCCATCGGCCGATTGTTTTCCGGCAAAAAATCTGCTGAGGTTGTTCAAGAACCACCCCAAATCGAACCTCCAACCTAA
- a CDS encoding SDR family NAD(P)-dependent oxidoreductase has protein sequence MTSMGQQRWVVVTGASSGIGRDIALTLYQYDYRVIATARRDEDLEELRRLGLTTCALELADSAGVDRAINTILSLCDNALYALINNAAYGQPGAVEDLSRDSLEQQFAVNLFGTHQLTVGLLPALKQGAEGRLVTISSVLGLVAFPWQGAYNASKFALEGLTDTLRLELYDSPVKVSLIEPGPIRSRFRYNALEAFQQEINWQDSDHANDYRRVTNYYAASDHPTPFTGSPALVTKRVLHALSSPRPQPRYYVTLPTYVLATCRRLLPWRWLDRLLVKLGAMR, from the coding sequence ATGACCAGCATGGGACAGCAACGTTGGGTCGTTGTCACCGGCGCTTCCAGCGGTATCGGCCGGGATATCGCCCTGACCCTGTATCAATACGACTACCGGGTGATCGCCACCGCCCGCCGCGACGAAGACCTTGAGGAACTGCGCCGCCTCGGTCTGACCACCTGTGCTCTGGAACTGGCGGATAGTGCCGGCGTTGACCGAGCTATCAACACCATCCTGTCGTTGTGCGATAACGCCCTCTACGCCCTGATCAATAACGCCGCCTACGGCCAGCCCGGCGCGGTCGAAGACCTTTCCCGCGACAGCCTTGAACAACAGTTTGCCGTCAACCTGTTCGGCACCCACCAGCTGACCGTCGGCCTGCTTCCCGCATTGAAACAGGGCGCGGAAGGACGGTTGGTCACCATCAGCTCGGTGCTCGGTTTGGTCGCCTTCCCATGGCAAGGCGCTTACAACGCCAGCAAGTTCGCCCTCGAAGGACTGACCGACACCCTGCGTTTGGAACTTTACGATTCCCCGGTCAAAGTCAGCCTGATCGAACCGGGACCGATCCGCAGTCGTTTTCGCTACAATGCCCTGGAAGCGTTTCAGCAGGAGATTAACTGGCAGGACAGTGATCACGCCAACGACTACCGGCGAGTGACCAACTATTATGCCGCCAGTGACCACCCGACCCCGTTTACCGGATCACCGGCACTGGTCACCAAGCGAGTGCTCCATGCTCTGAGCAGCCCGCGCCCGCAACCACGCTACTATGTCACGCTGCCGACTTATGTTCTGGCGACGTGCCGACGTCTACTGCCATGGCGATGGCTGGATCGACTGCTGGTTAAGCTGGGCGCCATGCGATAA
- a CDS encoding alpha/beta hydrolase has translation MSRLWFNRLRLITTLIFVSSLLLSCTPATRSPLPVLTYTQPQQNPNLLVILRGIGGSAEDFERLGAITAVRQRNLPFDVVVPDAHFGYYKKQTLVDRLYEDVIQPARQQGYQHIWLAGFSMGGLGSLIYVREHPEDIDGILLITPFLGWDGIIHEIKDAGGVSVWQPGIFDPADDWQRMVWSWIKQSQHTRPLGPPSPPIYLGYGQDDSIADEGPPLLATVLPPCNSFHVPGGHNYEVMLTIFRRHLDTLRDQFPVNTP, from the coding sequence ATGTCACGACTCTGGTTCAACCGGTTGAGGCTCATCACAACACTGATCTTTGTGAGCAGCCTCCTCCTCAGTTGCACCCCGGCAACACGCAGCCCGTTGCCGGTACTGACCTATACACAGCCCCAGCAGAACCCCAACCTGCTCGTTATCCTGCGCGGCATTGGCGGTTCTGCTGAGGATTTTGAACGCCTTGGCGCCATCACAGCGGTTCGTCAGCGCAATTTGCCGTTTGACGTCGTTGTTCCCGATGCCCATTTCGGCTATTACAAAAAACAAACCCTTGTTGACCGTCTCTATGAGGATGTCATCCAACCGGCACGCCAGCAGGGCTATCAACACATCTGGCTGGCGGGTTTTTCCATGGGAGGACTCGGCAGTTTGATCTATGTGCGCGAGCACCCTGAAGATATCGACGGCATTTTGCTCATCACACCGTTTCTCGGTTGGGACGGCATCATTCACGAAATCAAAGATGCCGGTGGAGTCTCCGTCTGGCAGCCTGGAATCTTTGACCCGGCTGACGACTGGCAACGCATGGTGTGGAGCTGGATCAAGCAGTCTCAGCACACACGCCCTCTCGGTCCACCATCGCCCCCTATTTATCTGGGCTATGGGCAAGATGACAGCATCGCCGATGAAGGTCCGCCTCTGCTGGCCACAGTGCTGCCGCCCTGTAACAGCTTTCATGTCCCCGGCGGACATAACTATGAGGTGATGCTGACCATCTTCCGCCGCCATCTCGATACCCTCAGGGATCAGTTCCCGGTGAACACGCCCTGA